A window of the Gemmatirosa kalamazoonensis genome harbors these coding sequences:
- a CDS encoding M2 family metallopeptidase, translating to MTRYLPLAALALATVLATVARAQQPVTKDAPAVAAARSIGTTPTAAAARLFVDSVERRLDALSVTVNQAEWVAATYITDDTEALSADAQQRYDAAAQRFALAARRFDGVTVPPDLRRKLTLLKLAFTAPPPSDPAKGAELVRLTTGMEGAYGRGTYCRRGALGQPAATTGDSTCYQINDLSRALAESHDPAVLLDAWRGWHAIGAPLRPKYERFVALSNEGARELGFADLGAMWRANYDMPADQFPREVERLWKQVEPLYVALHAYVRTRLNQQYGDAVVAKDGMIPAHLLGNMWAQEWGNVYPIVAPPNASPTYDLTALLKAKNVDAKGMAKYAEGFFTSMGFAPLPATFWERSMLVKPRDREVVCHASAWTIDNKNDVRIKACLEPTADDFVTIHHEEGHNFYQRAYSSQPYLFQNGANDGFHEAIGDAIALSITPGYLQQAGLLATPPSAAADTALLLRQALDKVAFLPFGLMIDQWRWGVFSGAIKPSEYNKAWWDLRARYQGVVPPVARSEADFDPGAKYHVPANTPYMRYFLARVLQFQFYRAMCRAAGHTGPLYRCSFYGSKEAGAKLARMLEAGQSKPWQETLYEMTGERDMDAGAMLEYFAPLKAWLDRQNAGHPVGWTPRTATR from the coding sequence GTGACGCGTTACCTCCCTCTCGCCGCGCTCGCCCTCGCGACCGTGCTCGCGACCGTGGCACGCGCGCAACAGCCCGTGACGAAGGACGCGCCCGCGGTCGCCGCCGCGCGCTCCATCGGCACCACGCCGACCGCCGCCGCGGCGCGCCTGTTCGTCGACTCCGTCGAGCGCCGGCTCGATGCGCTGAGCGTGACCGTGAACCAGGCCGAGTGGGTCGCCGCGACGTACATCACCGACGATACCGAGGCGCTCTCCGCCGACGCGCAGCAGCGATACGACGCCGCCGCGCAGCGCTTCGCGCTCGCCGCGCGCCGCTTCGACGGCGTGACCGTCCCACCCGATCTGCGGCGCAAGCTCACGCTGCTGAAGCTCGCGTTCACGGCGCCGCCGCCGAGCGACCCGGCGAAGGGCGCGGAGCTCGTGCGCCTCACGACCGGCATGGAGGGCGCGTACGGCCGCGGCACGTACTGCCGTCGCGGAGCGCTCGGCCAGCCCGCGGCCACCACCGGCGACTCCACCTGCTATCAGATCAACGATCTGTCGCGCGCGCTCGCCGAGAGCCACGACCCCGCGGTGCTGCTCGACGCGTGGCGCGGATGGCACGCGATCGGCGCGCCGCTGCGCCCGAAGTACGAGCGCTTCGTCGCGCTGTCGAACGAGGGTGCACGCGAGCTCGGGTTCGCGGACCTCGGCGCGATGTGGCGCGCGAACTACGACATGCCCGCCGACCAGTTCCCGCGCGAGGTCGAGCGGTTGTGGAAGCAGGTGGAGCCGCTGTACGTGGCGCTGCACGCCTACGTGCGCACGCGGCTCAACCAGCAGTACGGCGACGCCGTCGTCGCGAAGGACGGGATGATCCCGGCCCATCTGCTCGGCAACATGTGGGCGCAGGAGTGGGGCAACGTCTACCCGATCGTCGCGCCGCCGAACGCGTCGCCCACGTACGACCTCACGGCGCTCTTGAAGGCGAAGAACGTCGACGCGAAAGGGATGGCGAAGTACGCGGAGGGCTTCTTCACGTCGATGGGGTTCGCGCCGCTGCCGGCGACGTTCTGGGAGCGGTCGATGCTCGTGAAGCCGCGCGATCGCGAGGTGGTGTGCCACGCGAGCGCGTGGACGATCGACAACAAGAACGACGTCCGCATCAAGGCGTGCCTCGAGCCGACCGCCGACGACTTCGTCACGATCCACCACGAGGAGGGGCACAACTTCTACCAGCGCGCGTACTCGTCGCAGCCGTACCTGTTCCAGAACGGCGCGAACGACGGCTTCCACGAGGCCATCGGCGACGCGATCGCGCTGTCGATCACGCCGGGCTACCTGCAGCAGGCCGGTCTGCTCGCGACGCCGCCGAGCGCAGCGGCCGACACCGCGCTGCTGCTGCGCCAGGCGCTCGACAAGGTCGCGTTCCTCCCGTTCGGCCTCATGATCGACCAGTGGCGGTGGGGCGTGTTCAGCGGCGCGATCAAGCCGTCGGAGTACAACAAGGCGTGGTGGGACCTGCGCGCGCGCTACCAGGGCGTCGTGCCGCCGGTGGCGCGCAGCGAGGCGGACTTCGACCCCGGCGCGAAGTACCACGTCCCGGCGAACACGCCGTACATGCGCTACTTCCTCGCCCGCGTGCTGCAGTTCCAGTTCTATCGCGCGATGTGCCGCGCGGCCGGCCACACCGGGCCGCTGTATCGGTGCTCGTTCTACGGCAGCAAGGAGGCGGGGGCGAAGCTGGCGCGCATGCTGGAGGCGGGCCAGAGCAAGCCGTGGCAGGAGACGCTGTACGAGATGACGGGCGAGCGCGACATGGACGCCGGCGCGATGCTGGAGTACTTCGCGCCGCTGAAGGCGTGGCTCGACCGGCAGAACGCCGGGCATCCCGTCGGCTGGACGCCGCGCACCGCGACTCGATGA